In the Populus trichocarpa isolate Nisqually-1 chromosome 8, P.trichocarpa_v4.1, whole genome shotgun sequence genome, TTTCTAGGGATGTGTGGTCAATAAGATCGATAAAGATCTTACACATTGCTTGTTGCATGCCATCTATCTTGAAAGATTGCCGTCACAAATTTCATAGCCTGTCCTTTGTGTTTTTCCTGATATTACTCatcatatgttttttatgaAGGTCGTCCTTTACAATCAATTCTTTTTGtgcttctgtttttctttctcatgtGCTTGGGTGGGCATCCGGTGTTGGAGGAAATGATGCGATGGAAAAAACGGGAGCCAATTAACTCCTCTCTAGTTAGAATTTCAGTGTATAGCCTCATTAACCTGAGTTATAAATGTCCAAGTGGCGATAGATTAAAGTTAAGACTTAAGACTGATATTGTTACAGCTATCACCATTCCCTAGGTGTCCTCTGTGCATCTTTAGAGCAGCGATTTGGTGGCAAACTGTGCACATGTAAAAGAGGAATGATTCCAATTGATTGCTGTTCTTCCTCACATAAATGCGTACCATTTCCCCTTTCTTGAGTACAGCATTGTGACAATTCTACTTCCATTTTCTTTGGGTTCAAATCTGACCAAGTTAAGAAACAAAGAGAGTGGACACAAAGGTTCAGAATTACATAGTTGCTaatttgttctttgaatgaattatttgaaaatgaatCTTGCTAAAATATTGTATTGCATTATCTTTTCATATGTAACAGTTATGCTTGAAACCGATTTAAAATATGCTAACTAGCCTTCATCTGCTCctatgagaatgacaaaaattaaaCTTATGTATGTCTacagatttttttatccaagcGATTTCATAACGATTTTGAACTATATGAAACAGGAAGTAAAGTAAAAATTGACCAATGTTCCCAGAGTTTTTCCTTGTTCATCCATCTTGTTTGATATTTGTAAGAAGTTAGGATATTTTTGGGCCTTTGGCCTTGCAAAATGGTTTCTGAAAATTTCTCTTTGAGGAATCAATGTGCATAGCGTGTATAAGAAGCTTGAGGGTGTTTAGAAATTGTGTGTAACTTTGGGATATCATTTCTTGTGACATAATTGTGCAGTGCAACCAATGTTTATGGTAGAGAATAGCGTAGTTCAGTTGCTATACATGTAAATCCTGCCCCCATCCCCCATCCTCCCGTGCCCCGCAGTGGGTGCATGTGTTAAATCCGAAATAACATGCTTTATTcaagaatttaataattatgaactTCTTTCAGGGATTTAGAAAGATTGATACAGATCATTGGGAATTTGCAAATGATGGATTTATCAGAGGGCAGAAACATTTGTTAAAGAATATCAGCAGGAGGAAAAATTCACAGGGCACAGACAATCGAAAATTAGTGCAGCAGCAGGACAACTCCGTGGAACACCATGAAAGCGTTGAAAATGCGGGTCTCTGGAAGGAAGTTGAGAACCTAAAGACTGGTAAAATTGCACTGACGCAGGAGTTGGTTAAGCTCAGCCAGCACCAGGAAACTGCAGACAATAAGTTGCTCCTTTTGAGGGATCGGCTTCAGGGAATGGAAAAGAATCAGCAGCAGATGCTGTCTTTCTTAGTGATGGCAATGCAAAAAAGCCCAGGGTTTCTAGCTCAGCTACTacacaaaaaggaaaataattggCGGATGGCTGAGCCAGGAAGCATTGTGGAACAGGTTGCAGATGATGCTGACCCATTGGCTTCTGAGGGGATGATAGTAAAGTACCAGCCACCAGTGGATGAGACATTTGAGCCCATGCATGCACCACCGATTGGTCCAGAAAATCCACGAGAATCTAACCCATCTTCTGATGggatgaaagattttttttttagttcagaATTCACGGAGCTGCTTATGGATGAGAATTTGGGTTTTGAAAATCACGCCCCATTCGTTCTACCAGAATTAGCAGATGATGGTGCTTGGGAGCAGCTGCTTTTAGCCAATCCTTTTGTTGCAAACATTAAAGATTCCGAAACAGATTATGAAGAGCCCACTGATGC is a window encoding:
- the LOC7457815 gene encoding heat stress transcription factor A-8 translates to MVKSSDSGVAPFLKKCYEMVGDESTNSIISWSQTNDSFVIWDMTEFCVHLLPKYFKHSNSSSFVRQLNIYGFRKIDTDHWEFANDGFIRGQKHLLKNISRRKNSQGTDNRKLVQQQDNSVEHHESVENAGLWKEVENLKTGKIALTQELVKLSQHQETADNKLLLLRDRLQGMEKNQQQMLSFLVMAMQKSPGFLAQLLHKKENNWRMAEPGSIVEQVADDADPLASEGMIVKYQPPVDETFEPMHAPPIGPENPRESNPSSDGMKDFFFSSEFTELLMDENLGFENHAPFVLPELADDGAWEQLLLANPFVANIKDSETDYEEPTDAETDTGTAVPGTQLDRSQDFENLIEQMEKYHNLENQATDEGPHFEKPRNLEILTKQMGLLASETNH